The Melopsittacus undulatus isolate bMelUnd1 chromosome 12, bMelUnd1.mat.Z, whole genome shotgun sequence genome has a segment encoding these proteins:
- the SERPIND1 gene encoding heparin cofactor 2 codes for MKLLFHLLALALVITSTFGGVKDFTEHFESLKDAQPHENGTYDMPNLPLEFHRENTITNDLIPEEEEEEDYLDLDKILGEDDYSDIIDAAPYIVSEIQQGNILELFQGKTRIQRLNILNANFGFNLYRSVAEKTNSSDNILMAPVGISTAMAMISLGLKGKTQQEVLSVLGFQDFINASTKYELMTIHNLFRKLTHRLFRRNFGYTLRSVNDLYIQKDFSILNDFRNNTKTYYFADAQPADFSDPSFITKTNERILKLTKGLIKEALVNVNPTTLMMILNCLYFKGTWENKFPVEMTMKRSFRLNEKQTIKVPMMQTKGNFLAAADPELDCGVIQLPFVGNISMLIVLPHKLSGMKALEKQITPQVVEKWQKSMTNRTREVVLPKFKLEKSYNLIGYLRSMGIEDLFNDKGDYSGISDEKVTIDRFNHQGTITVNEEGTEAGAITNVGFMPLSAQIRFIVDRPFLFLIYEHRTSCLLFMGRVVNPAQS; via the exons atgaagcttttatttcatttgcttgcCCTTGCTCTTGTCATAACCTCCACATTTGGTGGAGTCAAGGACTTCACTGAGCATTTTGAAAGCCTTAAAGATGCACAGCCACATGAAAATGGCACGTATGATATGCCAAATTTACCACTGGAGTTCCACAGAGAAAACACTATCACTAATGACTTGATTcctgaagaggaggaggaagaggactaCCTAGATCTTGACAAGATACTGGGTGAAGATGACTACAGTGACATTATTGATGCTGCCCCATACATAGTTTCTGAAATTCAGCAAGGAAATATACTTGAACTATTCCAAGGCAAAACCAGAATCCAGCGCCTCAATATCCTCAATGCAAACTTTGGCTTCAACCTTTACCGCAGTGTGGCAGAAAAGACCAACTCTTCAGATAATATTCTCATGGCTCCTGTTGGTATTTCCACTGCAATGGCTATGATTTCTCTGGGTCTGAAGGGTAAAACCCAGCAGGAAGTATTATCTGTTCTTGGCTTTCAGGACTTCATTAATGCCAGCACCAAATACGAGCTCATGACTATTCATAACCTTTTCCGCAAGCTCACTCATCGGCTCTTCAGGCGCAACTTTGGTTACACACTGAGGTCTGTCAATGATCTTTATATTCAGAAGGACTTTTCTATTCTGAATGATTTCAGAAACAATACAAAAACATACTACTTTGCTGATGCTCAACCAGCTGATTTTTCAGATCCCAGCTTCATAACTAAAACCAATGAACGCATCTTGAAGCTGACCAAAGGATTAATAAAAGAAGCTCTTGTGAATGTAAACCCTACCACACTGATGATGATTCTTAACTGTCTCTACTTTAAAG GAACCTGGGAGAATAAGTTTCCAGTGGAAATGACTATGAAGAGGAGCTTCCGACTGAATGAGAAGCAAACAATAAAGGTCCCTATGATGCAGACTAAAGGGAACTTCCTAGCTGCTGCAGACCCTGAGCTAGACTGCGGCGTGATCCAGCTCCCATTTGTGGGGAACATCAGCATGCTGATTGTACTTCCACACAAACTTTCAGGCATGAAAGCCCTAGAAAAGCAGATAACACCTCAAGTGGTGGAAAAATGGCAGAAGAGCATGACAAACAG aACAAGAGAAGTGGTTCTGCCTAAATTTAAGCTGGAGAAGAGTTATAACTTGATTGGTTATCTGAGATCCATGGGAATAGAAGACCTGTTTAATGACAAAGGGGACTACTCTGGTATATCGGATGAGAAAGTCACCATTGACCGG TTCAACCATCAAGGCACAATAACTGTGAATGAGGAAGGCACAGAGGCTGGAGCAATAACCAACGTCGGGTTCATGCCTCTTTCTGCTCAGATTCGCTTCATTGTAGACCGcccctttttgtttttgatCTATGAACATCGTACCAGCTGCCTTCTGTTCATGGGCAGAGTTGTCAACCCAGCCCAATCCTAA